A DNA window from Allokutzneria albata contains the following coding sequences:
- a CDS encoding tetratricopeptide repeat protein, translating to MAVEADRSTSRSLEFAWGAAHAHRALADACARVGDFEDALRHMDLARRPSLGHMMAEAHYDLAVICEKRGDYDAAVAHATRYLRAHQGAGGLVAHPSRRCRYRATPLRGGARPQRAAGGSRAFHRVPWHSRRRGGQRVPRRGRSGGSCRRRTTEPGAGTHTP from the coding sequence CTGGCGGTCGAAGCGGACAGGTCGACCTCGCGAAGTCTTGAGTTCGCGTGGGGCGCGGCGCACGCGCACCGGGCGCTCGCCGACGCCTGTGCTCGGGTCGGCGACTTCGAGGACGCTTTGCGGCACATGGACCTCGCACGTCGACCCAGCCTTGGCCACATGATGGCGGAGGCTCACTACGACCTCGCCGTCATCTGCGAGAAGCGAGGCGACTACGACGCCGCTGTGGCCCACGCGACGCGGTACCTGCGAGCGCACCAGGGCGCTGGCGGGCTGGTTGCGCATCCATCTCGGCGATGTCGTTACCGCGCAACGCCATTGCGAGGTGGCGCTCGCCCGCAACGTGCGGCTGGGGGATCGCGAGCATTTCACCGCGTCCCTTGGCATTCTCGTCGACGAGGTGGACAACGCGTACCACGCCGCGGACGTTCAGGGGGCAGTTGCCGTAGACGAACCACGGAGCCGGGCGCGGGAACCCACACGCCGTAG
- a CDS encoding sugar O-acetyltransferase: protein MGEHKERMLGGEWYLDEPDLAEDRRRCGHLLDRFNATPTDEDAERMKILTELLDGFGPGTRVLPRFLCTYGSLITIGANSFVNNDAYFMDDARITLGDDVRIGPRAQLLTALHPMEDHEMRREGWERPLPITIGDNAWLGGGVIVCPGVTIGANAVVGAGSVVLRDVPERTFVAGNPARLIRQL, encoded by the coding sequence GTGGGTGAGCACAAGGAACGCATGCTGGGCGGCGAGTGGTACCTCGACGAGCCTGACCTGGCAGAAGACCGGCGGCGGTGCGGGCACCTGCTCGACCGGTTCAACGCGACCCCGACGGACGAGGACGCCGAGCGCATGAAGATCCTCACCGAACTGCTCGACGGCTTCGGTCCCGGGACGCGCGTCCTCCCGCGATTCCTGTGCACCTACGGCTCGTTGATCACGATCGGCGCCAACAGCTTCGTCAACAACGACGCGTACTTCATGGACGACGCCCGGATCACGCTCGGTGACGACGTGCGCATCGGGCCGCGCGCGCAGCTGTTGACCGCGCTGCACCCCATGGAGGACCACGAGATGCGCCGCGAGGGCTGGGAGCGGCCCCTGCCGATCACCATCGGCGACAACGCCTGGCTCGGCGGCGGCGTGATCGTCTGCCCCGGCGTCACCATCGGCGCGAACGCGGTCGTGGGCGCGGGCAGCGTGGTCCTCCGCGACGTGCCGGAGCGGACGTTCGTCGCGGGCAATCCGGCGCGCCTCATCCGGCAGCTCTGA
- a CDS encoding ArsR/SmtB family transcription factor: MTASAATVLDALGDGNRRAILERLAAGPVPVGVLADQLPISRPAVSQHLRVLKEAGLVVVSVVGTRRLYRVDPAGLNVVREYFDRFWSTTMDNFAALAEAEAAKGDS; encoded by the coding sequence GTGACTGCTTCCGCCGCGACCGTGCTGGACGCCCTGGGTGACGGCAACCGCCGAGCGATCCTGGAACGGCTGGCCGCCGGTCCGGTGCCCGTCGGCGTCCTCGCCGACCAGCTCCCGATCTCGCGCCCGGCCGTGTCGCAGCACCTGAGGGTGCTCAAGGAGGCTGGCCTGGTGGTCGTGTCCGTGGTCGGCACGCGCCGCCTGTACCGGGTCGACCCGGCGGGCCTGAACGTGGTCCGGGAGTACTTCGACCGGTTCTGGTCGACCACCATGGACAACTTCGCGGCGCTGGCCGAGGCCGAGGCCGCCAAGGGAGACAGCTGA
- a CDS encoding AfsR/SARP family transcriptional regulator has translation MGHDFVLLDGVGVRHRGREVDVGHPRQRCVLAIPAAEPNRGGPAGDLIDKLWGERPPPSARATVRSYLSRLRVRPGGRSGQVDLAKS, from the coding sequence GTGGGACACGACTTTGTGCTGCTCGATGGCGTGGGGGTCCGTCACCGCGGTCGCGAGGTGGACGTCGGGCACCCGCGTCAGCGCTGCGTGCTGGCGATCCCGGCGGCGGAGCCGAACCGAGGGGGCCCGGCCGGCGACCTGATCGACAAGCTCTGGGGGGAGCGGCCACCGCCGAGCGCCCGCGCCACGGTGCGGAGCTACCTGTCCCGGCTGCGGGTACGTCCTGGCGGTCGAAGCGGACAGGTCGACCTCGCGAAGTCTTGA
- a CDS encoding maleylpyruvate isomerase family mycothiol-dependent enzyme, translated as MSSAMTLAMRERADFADFLGKLTPGQWDLPTLCEGWTVRDVVAHVISYDVLGWRGTLGRLVRGRFSLDKSNAIGVDEYVGADLVALLRTYARPRGLTTAFGGRIALVDGMIHQQDIRRPLGLPREIPHDRLLVALRFALFAPPLGAGKQVRGLSLTATDLEWSHGSGPEVRGPGEALLMAIAGRSAALSDLTGPGLPLLTSRLT; from the coding sequence ATGAGCAGCGCGATGACCCTCGCCATGCGGGAACGCGCCGACTTCGCGGACTTCCTCGGCAAGCTCACGCCCGGGCAGTGGGACCTGCCGACGTTGTGCGAGGGCTGGACCGTCCGCGACGTGGTCGCGCACGTGATCAGCTACGACGTGCTCGGCTGGCGCGGAACCCTCGGCCGGTTGGTGCGCGGGCGGTTCAGCCTCGACAAGAGCAACGCCATCGGCGTCGACGAGTACGTGGGCGCCGACCTCGTCGCTCTCCTGCGCACTTACGCGCGCCCGCGTGGCCTCACCACCGCGTTCGGCGGCAGGATCGCCTTGGTGGACGGCATGATCCACCAGCAGGACATCCGCCGTCCGCTGGGCCTGCCCCGGGAGATCCCGCACGACCGCCTGCTCGTCGCGCTCCGGTTCGCGCTGTTCGCTCCGCCCCTCGGCGCGGGCAAGCAGGTCCGCGGCCTCAGCCTCACCGCGACCGATCTGGAGTGGTCGCACGGCTCCGGCCCGGAGGTGCGAGGCCCCGGCGAAGCGCTCCTCATGGCCATCGCGGGCCGCTCCGCCGCGCTCTCCGACCTCACCGGCCCCGGTCTGCCCCTCCTCACGTCCCGCCTCACCTGA
- a CDS encoding SRPBCC family protein encodes MSTEIKVHRSVNVPLAPERAFALFTARMTEFWPREHSIGSSPLDRVVVEPHVGGRWYERGTDGSECDWGRVGEWQPPHRVVLLWQLGADWKFNPELETEVEVIFTEAASGGTLVELRHRHLERYGDQAQTMYAVFDSPGGWTGTLTAFAEAAA; translated from the coding sequence ATGAGCACGGAAATCAAGGTCCACCGCTCGGTGAACGTGCCGTTGGCACCGGAACGGGCCTTCGCCCTGTTCACCGCGCGGATGACCGAGTTCTGGCCGCGCGAGCACTCCATCGGCTCCTCGCCGCTCGACCGGGTCGTCGTCGAACCCCACGTCGGGGGCCGTTGGTACGAAAGGGGAACCGACGGCAGCGAATGCGACTGGGGACGGGTCGGCGAGTGGCAGCCGCCGCACCGCGTAGTGCTGCTGTGGCAGCTCGGCGCGGACTGGAAGTTCAATCCGGAGCTGGAGACCGAGGTCGAGGTGATCTTCACCGAGGCCGCTTCCGGGGGCACTCTGGTGGAGCTGCGGCACCGGCACCTGGAGCGCTACGGCGACCAGGCGCAGACCATGTACGCGGTCTTCGACTCGCCCGGAGGCTGGACCGGCACGCTGACCGCCTTCGCTGAGGCTGCCGCATGA